From Caminibacter mediatlanticus TB-2, the proteins below share one genomic window:
- the guaA gene encoding glutamine-hydrolyzing GMP synthase: MQVEILILDFGSQYTQLIARRLREEGVYSEIVPYFDGLKAAKEKKPKGIIFSGGPASVYEKDAYRVDKEIYNLGLPILGICYGMQLITVDFGGEVVRADHHEYGKAELFIDDEHKLFKDVSNPTIVWMSHSDRVEKLPNGFKRIAHTKNAPYAAIVNDEKEIYAIQFHPEVTHSVEGSKILRNFAREVCNVTTKWDMAHFAKEQIKKIKDQVGDNKVICALSGGVDSSVTAALLHEAIGDKLIPIFVDTGLLRKNEREEVEHAFKNVLHVPLITVDAKDKFLGRLKGVTDPEEKRKIIGHTFIEVFDEEAKKHKDAKFLAQGTLYPDVIESVSVKGPSKTIKSHHNVGGLPEWMKFELIEPLRELFKDEVRKLGLELGLPKDLVYRHPFPGPGLAIRIMGEVNEKDLEILREADAILIQELKAWGLYDKVWQAFAVLLNVKSVGVMGDNRTYDNTVAIRCVSSTDGMTATFSHLPHEFLERVSTRIINEVDGINRVVYDISSKPPATIEWE; encoded by the coding sequence ATGCAAGTAGAGATTTTAATACTTGATTTTGGAAGTCAATACACTCAGCTTATTGCAAGAAGATTAAGAGAAGAGGGGGTCTATAGTGAAATTGTTCCATATTTTGATGGATTGAAAGCTGCAAAAGAGAAAAAACCAAAAGGAATTATTTTTAGTGGAGGTCCTGCAAGTGTATATGAAAAGGATGCTTATAGAGTAGATAAAGAAATATACAATTTAGGACTTCCAATACTTGGAATCTGTTATGGAATGCAATTAATTACTGTTGATTTTGGTGGAGAGGTAGTTAGGGCTGACCATCATGAATATGGAAAAGCAGAACTTTTTATTGATGATGAACATAAATTATTTAAAGATGTATCTAATCCTACAATTGTTTGGATGAGTCATTCTGATAGAGTTGAAAAATTACCTAATGGATTTAAAAGAATTGCTCATACAAAGAATGCCCCTTATGCTGCTATTGTTAATGATGAAAAAGAGATTTATGCAATACAATTCCACCCAGAAGTAACTCATTCAGTTGAAGGTAGTAAAATATTAAGAAATTTTGCAAGAGAAGTTTGTAATGTAACAACTAAATGGGATATGGCTCACTTTGCAAAAGAACAAATCAAAAAAATTAAAGACCAAGTAGGAGATAATAAAGTAATTTGTGCACTAAGTGGTGGAGTAGATAGCTCAGTTACAGCAGCTTTACTTCACGAAGCAATTGGTGATAAGTTAATTCCAATTTTTGTAGATACTGGTCTTCTTAGAAAAAATGAAAGAGAAGAGGTTGAACATGCTTTTAAGAATGTACTTCATGTGCCACTCATTACTGTTGATGCAAAAGATAAATTTTTAGGAAGATTAAAAGGTGTAACTGACCCAGAAGAGAAAAGAAAAATAATAGGTCATACATTTATTGAAGTTTTTGATGAAGAGGCTAAAAAACATAAAGATGCTAAGTTTTTAGCACAAGGTACTTTATATCCTGATGTAATAGAAAGTGTATCAGTAAAAGGACCAAGTAAAACTATCAAATCTCATCATAATGTTGGAGGGTTGCCTGAATGGATGAAGTTCGAATTAATTGAGCCATTAAGAGAATTATTTAAAGATGAAGTAAGAAAACTCGGACTTGAACTTGGACTTCCAAAAGATTTAGTATATCGTCATCCATTCCCAGGACCAGGGCTTGCTATTAGAATTATGGGTGAGGTTAATGAAAAAGATTTAGAAATTTTAAGAGAAGCTGATGCTATTTTGATTCAAGAACTTAAAGCTTGGGGACTTTACGATAAAGTATGGCAAGCATTTGCAGTTTTACTTAATGTAAAAAGTGTAGGTGTAATGGGAGATAATAGAACTTATGATAATACAGTAGCAATTAGATGTGTAAGCTCAACAGATGGAATGACAGCTACTTTTTCTCATTTGCCACATGAATTTTTAGAGAGAGTTTCAACAAGAATAATTAATGAAGTTGATGGAATAAATAGGGTAGTTTATGATATTTCAAGCAAACCTCCTGCAACAATAGAGTGGGAGTAA
- a CDS encoding MlaE family ABC transporter permease has translation MLIKLLDNIGTFTLNLIKGFGDFTLFQFNILKLIFTPPYRIKELFNQIYFMGYGSLGVIFLTSFFTGLVEAVQLYNGFHKFGVEDFMGYTIFISIVKELGPVFASLMVISRGISAYAAELGSMKVTEQIDALEVMAVNSKQYLIVPRILATIISLPLLILFFDAVSNIGAYLISTYSLGVNGFAYLDHIRQFGEIRDIIEGVIKGAVFGYIISAIGTYIGYNTRGGAKGVGQSTTKAVVYSSVAVFVADYVLSAIFLVF, from the coding sequence TTGTTAATAAAACTTTTAGATAATATCGGCACTTTTACATTAAATTTAATTAAAGGTTTTGGAGATTTTACATTATTTCAATTTAATATACTAAAATTAATATTTACTCCTCCTTATAGAATAAAAGAATTGTTTAATCAAATATACTTTATGGGATATGGAAGTTTAGGTGTTATTTTTTTAACTTCTTTTTTTACAGGTCTTGTTGAAGCTGTACAATTATATAATGGTTTTCATAAATTTGGAGTTGAAGACTTTATGGGATATACTATATTTATTTCTATTGTAAAAGAATTAGGACCCGTTTTTGCATCCCTTATGGTAATTAGTAGGGGAATAAGTGCATATGCTGCTGAACTTGGTAGTATGAAAGTTACAGAACAAATAGATGCATTAGAAGTAATGGCTGTTAATTCAAAACAGTATTTAATAGTACCAAGAATTCTTGCAACTATAATTTCATTGCCACTTTTAATTCTTTTTTTTGATGCTGTCTCAAATATTGGAGCATATTTAATCTCTACTTACTCTCTTGGTGTTAATGGATTTGCTTATTTAGACCATATAAGGCAATTTGGTGAAATTAGAGATATAATTGAAGGTGTAATAAAAGGTGCAGTATTTGGATATATTATAAGTGCAATAGGAACGTATATTGGATATAATACAAGAGGTGGTGCAAAAGGAGTAGGGCAAAGTACTACAAAAGCAGTTGTTTACTCTTCTGTAGCAGTTTTTGTTGCTGATTATGTTTTATCAGCAATATTTTTAGTTTTCTAA
- the uvrC gene encoding excinuclease ABC subunit UvrC has translation MIEKIKSLPDKPGVYQYFDENGKLLYIGKAKSLKKRVKSYFRFNPFRPADNLSPRIYKMISEAKDINYIVVESENDALILENSLIKQLKPKYNILLRDDKTYPYIYVNYDEEFPRLEITRKVVKGKNIKYYGPFSSGASAILKTIYEEIPLIQSKSCIKSKKVCLYYQLKKCLGPCEGLISRDEYLKYVNKAIKLLHNKEKILDILNKKMQKFAENLQFEEAAEIRDRIKAIESAEIYSNVDLAKLEDLDVFVVEVFDKKAIVIRIFVREGKVVASSNNIINFQVLPDKGEIYTRAILEFYNSETPFTSSKILVGDDFEEREWLSTTLSEKFKKNIKIITPTSKERKKLIDLAKINALEVMKNQKESTILLEIKNLFNLENIPYKIEVFDTSHMQGRAIVGAMIVWENGKFKKSDYRHYHLEGKDEYSQMKELLTRRAKSFEKDSPPDLWLIDGGVAQFNLAKEIISSSGANVDILAISKEKIDLKAHRAKGKAKDKIYYQWRMKNGEWKIEEIKLSENDKRLQFLQMLRDEAHRFAIEFHRKTKLKEDKKIELLKIKGIGKAKMTKLLNYFGSFENIKKAKFDELKEVLNEKDAQNIVVFFKEKS, from the coding sequence ATGATTGAGAAAATAAAATCACTTCCTGATAAACCAGGTGTGTATCAATATTTTGATGAAAATGGAAAACTTTTATATATTGGAAAAGCAAAGTCTTTAAAAAAAAGAGTTAAAAGTTATTTTAGATTTAATCCTTTTCGTCCAGCAGATAACTTATCTCCAAGAATTTATAAAATGATTAGTGAGGCAAAAGATATAAATTATATTGTTGTTGAGAGTGAAAATGACGCTTTAATTTTAGAAAACTCTTTAATAAAACAGTTAAAACCAAAATATAATATATTACTTCGAGATGATAAAACATATCCTTACATTTACGTAAATTATGATGAAGAATTTCCAAGACTCGAAATAACAAGGAAAGTAGTAAAAGGCAAAAATATTAAATATTATGGACCATTTAGTAGTGGAGCAAGTGCTATTTTAAAAACAATTTATGAAGAAATTCCACTCATCCAAAGTAAAAGTTGCATAAAAAGTAAAAAAGTATGTCTTTATTATCAATTAAAAAAATGTCTTGGGCCTTGTGAAGGACTTATTTCAAGAGATGAATATTTAAAATATGTCAATAAAGCAATTAAACTATTACACAATAAAGAAAAAATTTTAGACATTTTAAATAAAAAAATGCAAAAGTTTGCTGAAAATTTACAATTTGAAGAGGCGGCTGAAATTAGAGATAGAATAAAAGCAATTGAAAGTGCTGAGATTTATTCTAATGTAGATTTAGCAAAATTAGAAGATTTAGATGTATTTGTAGTTGAGGTATTTGATAAAAAAGCTATTGTTATTAGGATTTTTGTAAGAGAAGGAAAAGTTGTTGCAAGCAGTAATAATATTATAAATTTTCAAGTATTGCCAGATAAAGGTGAAATTTATACAAGGGCTATTTTAGAATTTTATAATAGTGAAACTCCTTTTACCTCTTCTAAGATTTTAGTTGGAGATGATTTTGAAGAAAGAGAATGGTTAAGTACTACATTATCAGAAAAATTTAAAAAAAATATAAAAATAATAACTCCAACATCAAAAGAAAGAAAAAAACTAATTGATTTAGCAAAAATAAATGCACTTGAAGTTATGAAAAATCAAAAAGAAAGTACTATTTTATTAGAAATAAAAAATTTATTTAATCTTGAAAATATTCCTTATAAAATAGAAGTTTTTGATACATCTCATATGCAAGGAAGAGCAATAGTTGGTGCAATGATTGTTTGGGAAAATGGGAAATTTAAAAAGAGTGATTATAGACACTATCATTTAGAAGGCAAAGATGAATACTCTCAAATGAAAGAATTACTAACAAGAAGAGCAAAAAGTTTTGAGAAAGATTCACCACCTGATTTGTGGTTAATTGATGGTGGAGTGGCACAATTTAATTTAGCAAAGGAGATAATATCTTCAAGTGGTGCTAATGTTGATATATTAGCAATTTCAAAAGAAAAGATTGACTTAAAAGCTCATCGTGCAAAAGGTAAAGCAAAAGATAAAATATATTATCAATGGAGAATGAAGAATGGAGAATGGAAAATTGAGGAGATAAAACTAAGTGAAAATGATAAAAGACTTCAATTTTTGCAAATGCTAAGAGATGAGGCACATCGTTTTGCAATTGAATTTCATAGAAAAACTAAACTTAAAGAAGATAAAAAAATAGAATTACTAAAAATAAAAG
- the nadB gene encoding L-aspartate oxidase, translating to MKFDSVIIGSGLAALWCAKYLNDSGQKTLIITKNQVWDANSFYAQGGVTMAVDENDVPIHIEDTLKAGSFHNNKKVVEILSKASLKLKKELLEYGFKFSPNVTREGAHSVKRVYHAGGDATGRELHKFVFKKDKSFLLDEAIVFDLLIEDNTAYGVSVFHKNKKFNIYADNVIIASGGIGALYKYDTNARTISGDMQGLAVEKGIELKDMEMTQFHPTVFIEMQFAQKLLLTEALRGEGAHIIDENKNRFLFEYDERGELASRDIVSRAIYIHQQKGHKVFLDVSMFDEEYFKNRFPTIYYKLRNFDINVPYEPIPISPAFHYMMGGIVVDENSKVKNFKNLYAVGEVANTGVHGANRLASNSLLECFVFAKRAAKEIINKNFKTKFKEFEINSEELFKNDDKKYKNKLREVMWSKVGIIRNKKDLNDALNFVEENIEKVGRMTKLRFLTAREIIKAAINRKKSLGAHYRID from the coding sequence ATGAAATTTGACAGTGTTATTATAGGAAGTGGACTTGCAGCATTATGGTGTGCAAAATATTTAAATGATTCAGGACAAAAAACATTAATTATTACTAAAAATCAAGTGTGGGATGCAAATTCTTTTTATGCACAGGGTGGAGTTACTATGGCAGTTGATGAAAATGATGTACCAATTCATATTGAAGATACTTTAAAAGCTGGTAGTTTTCACAACAATAAAAAGGTAGTAGAAATTTTAAGTAAAGCATCTTTAAAATTAAAAAAAGAGTTATTAGAATATGGATTTAAATTTTCTCCAAATGTCACAAGAGAGGGAGCTCATAGTGTAAAAAGAGTATATCACGCAGGAGGTGATGCAACAGGAAGAGAACTTCATAAGTTTGTATTTAAAAAAGATAAAAGTTTTTTACTTGATGAGGCGATAGTTTTTGATTTATTAATTGAAGATAATACAGCATATGGTGTAAGCGTTTTTCATAAAAATAAAAAATTCAATATATATGCAGATAATGTGATTATTGCAAGTGGTGGAATTGGAGCATTATATAAATATGATACAAATGCAAGGACTATTAGTGGAGATATGCAAGGACTTGCAGTAGAAAAAGGAATTGAGCTGAAAGATATGGAAATGACACAATTTCATCCAACTGTTTTTATTGAAATGCAATTTGCTCAAAAACTTTTATTAACAGAAGCATTAAGAGGAGAGGGAGCACATATTATTGATGAGAATAAAAACAGATTTTTATTTGAATATGATGAAAGAGGTGAACTTGCAAGTAGAGATATTGTAAGTAGAGCTATTTATATACATCAGCAAAAAGGGCATAAAGTATTTTTAGATGTAAGTATGTTTGATGAAGAGTATTTTAAAAATAGATTTCCTACAATATATTATAAATTAAGAAATTTTGATATTAATGTACCATATGAACCTATTCCAATATCTCCTGCTTTTCATTATATGATGGGAGGAATAGTTGTAGATGAAAATTCAAAAGTTAAAAACTTTAAAAACCTTTATGCAGTTGGGGAGGTAGCAAATACAGGTGTTCATGGGGCTAATAGACTTGCAAGTAATTCTTTACTTGAATGTTTTGTTTTTGCAAAAAGAGCTGCAAAAGAGATAATCAATAAAAACTTTAAAACAAAATTTAAAGAATTTGAAATAAATAGTGAAGAATTATTTAAAAATGACGATAAAAAGTATAAAAATAAATTAAGAGAAGTTATGTGGAGTAAAGTTGGAATCATTAGAAATAAAAAAGATTTAAATGATGCACTAAATTTTGTAGAAGAAAATATTGAAAAAGTAGGGAGAATGACAAAACTTAGATTTTTAACTGCAAGAGAAATTATAAAAGCTGCAATAAATAGAAAAAAATCGCTTGGCGCTCATTATAGAATTGATTAA
- a CDS encoding RNA-directed DNA polymerase, whose protein sequence is MKSRSILDMSPKEAKNFFLKQSNYCNIDLPPYFNFNHLLQQISQYLENKNLNSLIQNPKNYENINYSIITNKDGKNSWRKLEIIHPVLYVDAVHTITQEENWQFIIERFKELHNCKNIYCMSMPIESLNISNNDKEAQISNWWSEIEQKSLELALDYEILIQTDITDCYAQLYTHSIAWALHSKDKAKNNKQNKNLLGNKIDLFIQNMRYGQTNGIPQGSVLMDFIAEIVLGYIDKLLEEKITKEVKEYTVLRYRDDYRIFVNNYKDGELILKSLTEVLIDFSFKLNSSKTYISDDIILSSIKKDKFDWIYINKEIKDIQKKLLIIYNHSKKHPNSGSVFKSLTEIRKIIYDKKNINNSQILISIIIEIAYKNPRTYPVCTAIISKLLHFIPIKDEKEKLFDKIIKKFSKLPNTEYLFIWLQRIILPLNIDKNFESTLCKIVNEIKNNKTTIESIWNNNWITNRELKKILSMPIIDKIKINQLKEIIAPEEYELFLY, encoded by the coding sequence ATGAAATCACGTAGTATATTAGATATGTCTCCAAAAGAAGCTAAAAACTTTTTTTTGAAACAATCAAACTATTGCAATATTGATTTACCACCTTATTTTAATTTTAATCATTTACTACAACAAATTTCTCAATATTTAGAAAATAAAAATTTGAATAGTTTGATACAAAATCCAAAAAATTATGAAAATATTAATTATTCTATTATAACTAATAAAGATGGAAAAAATTCTTGGCGAAAACTTGAAATTATACATCCTGTATTGTATGTAGATGCTGTTCATACAATAACCCAAGAGGAGAATTGGCAATTTATTATAGAAAGATTTAAAGAGTTACATAATTGTAAAAATATATATTGTATGAGTATGCCTATTGAGTCATTAAATATATCAAATAATGATAAAGAAGCTCAAATATCAAATTGGTGGTCTGAAATAGAACAAAAATCTTTAGAATTAGCATTAGATTACGAAATATTGATTCAAACAGATATAACAGATTGTTACGCTCAGTTATACACACATTCTATTGCATGGGCTTTACATTCAAAAGATAAAGCAAAAAATAATAAGCAAAATAAAAATTTATTAGGTAATAAAATTGATTTATTTATACAAAATATGAGATATGGCCAAACAAATGGAATACCTCAAGGGTCAGTACTTATGGATTTTATTGCTGAAATTGTTTTAGGATATATTGATAAATTATTAGAAGAAAAAATAACAAAAGAAGTTAAAGAATATACTGTATTAAGATATAGAGATGATTATAGAATATTTGTAAATAATTACAAAGATGGTGAATTAATATTAAAAAGTTTAACAGAAGTTTTAATTGACTTTAGTTTTAAATTAAATTCATCAAAAACTTATATTAGTGATGATATAATTTTATCTTCTATCAAAAAAGATAAATTTGATTGGATTTATATAAATAAAGAAATAAAAGATATCCAAAAAAAGCTTTTAATAATTTATAATCATTCTAAAAAACATCCTAATAGTGGAAGTGTGTTTAAATCTTTAACGGAAATAAGAAAGATTATATATGATAAAAAAAATATAAACAATAGTCAAATATTAATAAGTATTATAATTGAAATTGCTTATAAAAATCCTCGAACATATCCTGTATGTACAGCAATAATAAGTAAATTATTACATTTCATTCCTATAAAAGATGAAAAAGAAAAACTTTTTGACAAAATAATCAAAAAATTTTCTAAATTACCAAACACAGAGTATTTATTTATATGGCTTCAACGTATTATCTTACCTTTAAATATTGATAAAAATTTTGAAAGCACCTTATGTAAAATAGTTAATGAAATTAAAAATAATAAAACTACAATAGAAAGTATTTGGAATAATAATTGGATTACAAATAGAGAATTAAAAAAAATATTGTCAATGCCTATTATAGATAAAATTAAAATTAATCAATTAAAAGAAATAATTGCTCCAGAAGAATATGAATTATTTTTATATTAA
- the fliL gene encoding flagellar basal body-associated protein FliL yields the protein MAEEKENKEVEEKEERKSSGSKLLLIIIIILLLLLLVIGGLVAYFLLSGNDEPQDNQEPQKIEKKKKVTNMTEIGPIYPLDTFVVNLINSNASRYLKCKIDLELDAPETQQEIDKKLPAIRDLIIRILSSKTVEEIQTSKGKEKLKEEIKRKINEILTTGEIRNVYFTEFVIQ from the coding sequence ATGGCTGAAGAAAAAGAAAATAAAGAAGTTGAAGAAAAAGAAGAGAGAAAAAGTAGTGGAAGTAAACTTTTATTAATTATAATAATCATCTTGCTTTTATTATTGTTAGTAATTGGTGGATTAGTTGCCTATTTTTTATTAAGTGGAAATGATGAACCGCAAGACAATCAAGAGCCTCAGAAAATAGAAAAAAAGAAAAAAGTAACTAATATGACTGAAATTGGACCAATTTATCCGTTAGATACATTTGTTGTAAATCTGATAAATTCAAATGCAAGCAGGTATTTAAAATGCAAAATTGACCTTGAACTTGATGCTCCTGAAACTCAACAAGAAATTGATAAAAAATTACCTGCAATTAGAGATTTAATTATTAGAATACTTTCAAGTAAAACTGTTGAAGAGATTCAAACTTCAAAAGGTAAAGAAAAATTAAAAGAAGAGATAAAAAGAAAAATAAATGAAATACTTACAACAGGTGAAATTAGAAATGTTTATTTTACGGAGTTTGTAATTCAATGA
- a CDS encoding DciA family protein, which yields MKKANEIISHLLSPFKEKIDTFRCLKKIIALMPQNYKKYISFMDYKGHTLYIYVSHPALRQEIFYKRKMIFDLINLMHKNNMCINLKPKKIVTFYKYSPPPKPPKDIKFYIKPAGNFEIKAKNEKIIKIFEEIKENLKGKYD from the coding sequence ATGAAAAAAGCCAATGAAATAATTTCTCATTTATTATCACCTTTTAAGGAAAAAATAGATACTTTTCGTTGTTTAAAAAAAATTATAGCACTAATGCCGCAAAATTACAAAAAGTATATTTCATTTATGGATTATAAAGGACATACATTATATATTTATGTATCACATCCTGCATTAAGGCAAGAAATTTTTTACAAAAGAAAAATGATTTTTGATTTAATTAATTTAATGCATAAAAATAATATGTGTATAAACTTAAAACCTAAAAAAATTGTCACTTTTTATAAATATTCCCCTCCTCCAAAACCACCAAAAGATATCAAGTTTTATATAAAACCAGCTGGTAACTTTGAGATAAAAGCTAAGAATGAAAAAATAATAAAAATTTTTGAAGAGATAAAAGAAAATTTGAAAGGAAAATATGATTGA
- a CDS encoding uroporphyrinogen-III synthase translates to MRIYLLNNEKYEGVENYPVISFSPLISSIEFDNIDYLIFTSKNAVRITNAIIDEWKKIPTIAIGKATANEIKHLGGSVEYQSNSGYGEELAKEIDNIYKNKTFLWLRPKKIVTNLKKFIKNNNFKEQIIYETICNKPNKKLVKPAIVIFTSPSTVKCFSKIENFEEIIPIAIGKKTKEVLKQFTSSEIFIPKNPNIKECINLAKNINKSNLLN, encoded by the coding sequence TTGAGAATATATCTTTTAAATAACGAAAAATATGAAGGGGTAGAAAACTATCCTGTTATTTCTTTTTCTCCTTTAATTTCTTCAATTGAATTTGATAATATAGACTATTTAATTTTTACTTCAAAAAATGCTGTAAGAATAACTAATGCTATTATAGATGAATGGAAAAAAATTCCTACTATTGCAATTGGAAAAGCTACTGCAAATGAAATAAAACATTTAGGTGGAAGTGTTGAATATCAATCAAATAGTGGATATGGAGAGGAATTAGCAAAAGAAATTGACAACATATATAAAAACAAAACTTTTCTTTGGCTTAGACCTAAAAAAATAGTAACTAATTTAAAGAAATTTATAAAAAACAACAATTTTAAAGAACAAATTATTTATGAAACTATTTGTAATAAGCCTAATAAAAAATTAGTCAAACCTGCAATTGTAATTTTTACTTCTCCTTCAACTGTTAAATGTTTTTCTAAAATAGAAAATTTTGAGGAAATAATTCCTATTGCAATTGGTAAAAAAACAAAAGAAGTTTTAAAACAATTTACTTCTTCTGAAATATTTATTCCTAAAAATCCAAACATTAAAGAGTGTATTAATTTAGCAAAAAATATAAACAAATCAAATCTATTAAATTAA
- the acpS gene encoding holo-ACP synthase encodes MIGIDIVKISRVEKLIEKFGYKALDRFLTQNEQNILKSPSSIAGFWAAKEAFSKAIGTGIGKECSFLDIEILKNEKGKPYFSPKTIQKFNLKKADLSISHDGGFAIAAVIILR; translated from the coding sequence ATGATAGGAATTGATATTGTAAAAATTAGTAGAGTAGAAAAATTAATAGAAAAATTTGGTTATAAAGCATTAGATAGATTTCTTACACAAAATGAACAAAATATCCTAAAATCACCCTCTTCTATTGCAGGCTTTTGGGCAGCAAAAGAGGCTTTCTCCAAAGCAATTGGAACAGGCATTGGAAAGGAATGTAGTTTTTTAGATATTGAAATATTAAAAAATGAAAAAGGTAAGCCCTATTTTTCTCCAAAAACTATACAAAAATTTAACTTAAAAAAAGCAGATTTATCTATTTCTCACGATGGTGGCTTTGCTATTGCTGCTGTTATAATTTTAAGATAA
- the nhaD gene encoding sodium:proton antiporter NhaD: protein MEEMLNLTHTWVGYAVLAVFVIGYYLIATEEKFEINKAKPALFIGTFSFMLIGIYFALNNLDPTPLHHEMQKLIEEIAEIFFFLFVAMTYIETLIERGVFDALRFRLISRGYSYKKLFWITGILAFWISPVADNLTTALILSTVLYTIDKHNTNFLVPGAINIVVAANAGGAWSPFGDITTLMAWTAGKGGFIDFLMLFPAAFFGWLLTSWLLSIFVPKGEPHFDALTTPKVELKNGAKVIIFLGFFTIFIAVVGHILFHFPAMWGMMFGLSLLQLYTFYHKRKYKEHINIFVNMSKVENDTLLFFFGILSAVGALAFLGWLIYVTKLYEIIGPTWANIGVGFISAIIDNVPVMAAILKANPPMGIDQWMLVTLTAGIGGSLISFGSAAGVGVMGRMRGVYTFFSHMKFAWAVLAGYILSVIIWYIQFEILGLY from the coding sequence ATGGAAGAGATGTTAAATTTAACCCATACATGGGTAGGATATGCAGTTTTAGCTGTATTTGTAATTGGATATTATTTAATAGCAACTGAGGAAAAATTTGAAATAAATAAAGCAAAACCAGCTCTTTTTATTGGTACTTTTTCATTTATGTTAATAGGAATCTATTTTGCTTTAAATAATCTTGACCCAACTCCTCTTCATCATGAGATGCAAAAACTTATTGAAGAAATAGCAGAAATATTTTTCTTTTTATTTGTTGCAATGACTTATATTGAAACATTAATTGAAAGAGGTGTATTTGATGCATTAAGATTTAGACTTATATCAAGAGGATATAGTTATAAAAAGCTTTTTTGGATTACAGGAATTTTAGCTTTTTGGATAAGTCCTGTTGCTGATAATTTAACAACTGCACTTATTCTTTCAACTGTTTTATACACAATAGATAAGCATAATACTAACTTTTTAGTACCTGGTGCAATAAACATTGTTGTAGCAGCAAATGCTGGTGGTGCTTGGTCTCCTTTTGGAGATATTACAACTCTTATGGCTTGGACTGCTGGTAAAGGCGGATTTATTGACTTTTTAATGCTTTTTCCAGCTGCTTTTTTTGGATGGCTACTTACTTCTTGGCTTTTAAGTATCTTTGTTCCAAAAGGAGAGCCTCATTTTGATGCATTAACTACGCCAAAAGTTGAGTTAAAAAATGGTGCAAAAGTTATTATATTTTTAGGATTTTTTACGATTTTTATTGCAGTAGTTGGACATATTCTTTTCCATTTCCCAGCAATGTGGGGAATGATGTTTGGTTTATCTTTGCTTCAACTTTATACTTTTTATCATAAAAGAAAATATAAAGAACATATTAATATTTTTGTTAATATGAGTAAAGTAGAAAATGATACATTACTCTTTTTCTTTGGTATTTTAAGTGCAGTTGGTGCTTTGGCATTTTTAGGATGGCTAATTTATGTTACAAAACTTTATGAAATTATTGGACCAACTTGGGCAAATATTGGAGTTGGATTTATTAGTGCTATTATTGACAATGTCCCTGTAATGGCAGCTATTTTAAAAGCAAATCCACCTATGGGAATAGATCAGTGGATGCTTGTAACTCTTACAGCTGGTATTGGAGGTAGCTTAATTAGTTTTGGTAGTGCAGCAGGAGTTGGAGTAATGGGTAGAATGAGAGGAGTTTATACTTTCTTTTCACATATGAAATTTGCTTGGGCAGTATTAGCTGGATATATTTTAAGTGTAATTATCTGGTATATACAATTTGAGATATTAGGACTTTATTAA